The following are encoded in a window of Aquarana catesbeiana isolate 2022-GZ unplaced genomic scaffold, ASM4218655v1 unanchor232, whole genome shotgun sequence genomic DNA:
- the LOC141121807 gene encoding uncharacterized protein — MTAPMKMEEDRSHMTERILNLTLEIIYLLTGERFPLLKSGDHMTITVPPCDSLKPERHNMEKILEVTKKMMELLTGEVPIRCQDVTVYFSMEEWEYLEGHKDLYKDVMMDNQPPLTSPDGSSNGNPPERCPRPLYSRDSTQEDHTIPHHHQSGNLRDSKVEVKEEIKEEDDEDGVMEESEYLKEHKDLYQDTMGETSSYRNPPERCPRPLYPPSSVQEDHTIPQHYKVGGI, encoded by the exons atgacggcaccaatgaagatggaggaggaccggagtcacatgactgagaggatactaaacctcaccctggaaatcatctacctgctgaccggagag agatttcctcttctgaagtcaggtgatcatatgaccatcacagtgcctccatgtgactccctaaaacctgagagacacaacatggagaagattctagaagtcaccaagaagatgatggagctgctgacaggagag gttcctataaggtgtcaggatgtcactgtctatttctccatggaggagtgggagtatttagaaggacacaaggatctctacaaggacgtcatgatggacaatcagccgcccctcacatcaccgg atggatccagtaatgggaacccaccagagagatgtccccgtcctctgtattcccgggattccacacaggaagatcacaccatccctcaccatcatcag AGTGGAaatctgagagattctaaagttgaagttaaagaagagataaaagaggaggatgatgaggatggggtgatggaggagtctgagtatctaaaagaacacaaagatctgtaccaggacaccatgggggaaacatccagctacagaaacccaccagagagatgtccccgtcctctgtatccCCCTAGTTCTGTACAGGAGGATCACACTATTCCTCAACATTACAAGGTTGGTGGCATCTAG